The following proteins are encoded in a genomic region of Asterias amurensis chromosome 5, ASM3211899v1:
- the LOC139937303 gene encoding galanin receptor 2b-like: MESNNGFATALNVTIACSAILGNGLVIFVMTVRREQFSSFTNRLIRHQSIIDFISGLVFLLMTGIIQSSLLENVEINFSGWILCKLIFSNFFVWGLSVASTYNLVVISLERFLATCYPVKHRNYCSLFKIKVSMCVAWIIGFIYAVMYIFLYKVNGNRCGFNRSISPTALNIVFCVTVFVEYIVPVILISISYGRILLVLRHKLFNANANQQDGVFSKAKRNVIMTMLIAGCMFFICWTPTQTLRFLLTIGVVTRRTSSFTSISLAFTGLIMCNMTVNPVVYCFKYEHFRTQLKQLVRGRFGRSRVRPGVESKDAPSLVIDPIQQSAITQAM, translated from the coding sequence ATGGAATCAAATAATGGCTTTGCAACTGCGTTGAACGTGACCATTGCATGCTCGGCCATTCTCGGAAACGGTTTGGTGATTTTCGTCATGACGGTCAGACGTGAACAGTTCAGCTCCTTCACTAACCGACTTATCCGTCACCAATCCATCATCGACTTCATCTCTGGTTTGGTGTTTCTCCTCATGACTGGGATCATTCAAAGTTCGCTTCTGGAGAATGTAGAGATAAATTTCTCCGGTTGGATTCTCTGCAAGTTGATTTTCTCAAACTTCTTTGTTTGGGGTTTAAGCGTAGCATCCACGTACAATCTGGTGGTGATATCGCTGGAGCGTTTTCTTGCTACGTGCTATCCGGTTAAACACCGCAACTACTGTTCACTCTTCAAGATCAAAGTTTCAATGTGTGTTGCTTGGATCATCGGTTTCATATATGCTGTCATGTATATTTTCCTAtacaaagtcaatgggaatcggTGCGGCTTTAATCGTTCCATTAGTCCCACTGCATtgaatattgtgttttgtgtaactgTTTTCGTCGAGTATATCGTTCCAGTGATCCTGATATCGATTTCGTACGGTAGAATACTCCTCGTTCTTCGACACAAACTTTTCAATGCTAACGCCAATCAGCAAGATGGTGTCTTCAGCAAGGCTAAGAGAAACGTCATCATGACGATGCTGATTGCTGGTTGCATGTTCTTCATTTGTTGGACCCCAACGCAGACGTTGCGATTTCTCCTAACCATTGGTGTCGTCACAAGAAGAACAAGTTCATTCACTTCAATCAGTCTGGCTTTCACGGGTTTAATCATGTGTAACATGACCGTGAATCCAGTCGTTTATTGCTTCAAGTACGAGCATTTCCGTACACAGCTTAAGCAACTTGTACGGGGCCGATTTGGTCGAAGCCGAGTGCGTCCTGGAGTGGAGTCTAAAGATGCACCCTCTTTGGTCATAGACCCGATACAGCAATCGGCAATTACACAGGCGATGTAA
- the LOC139937304 gene encoding trace amine-associated receptor 1-like, translating to MASKGLAFAFNMIMAFLAILGNGLVIFVMTVRRKQFSSFTNRLIRHQSIIDLISGLVFLAVTVIVQTSLWDNLGINFFGWILCKLVGSGFFVWGVSVASTYNLVLISLERFLATCYPVKHRNYCSLFKIKVSMCAAWIIGFTYALRSTFLFKLTGNKCGYDYSISPTARIVPFIMSMLVEYIIPVTLISFS from the coding sequence ATGGCAAGTAAAGGTTTGGCTTTTGCGTTCAACATGATCATGGCATTTTTGGCTATCCTCGGAAACGGTTTGGTGATTTTCGTCATGACGGTCAGACGCAAACAGTTCAGCTCCTTCACTAACCGACTTATCCGTCACCAATCCATCATCGACCTCATCTCTGGTTTGGTTTTCCTCGCAGTGACTGTTATCGTACAAACTTCGCTTTGGGACAACTTAGGAATTAATTTCTTCGGTTGGATTCTCTGTAAGTTGGTTGGCTCAGGTTTTTTCGTTTGGGGTGTAAGCGTAGCATCCACGTACAATCTAGTTCTGATATCGCTGGAGCGTTTTCTTGCCACGTGCTATCCAGTCAAACACCGCAACTACTGCTCACTCTTCAAGATCAAAGTTTCAATGTGTGCTGCTTGGATCATCGGTTTCACGTATGCGCTGAGGTCTACCTTTTTGTTCAAACTCACTGGTAACAAGTGCGGCTATGATTATTCCATCAGTCCCACTGCTAGGATCGTTCCGTTCATTATGAGTATGTTGGTGGAGTACATTATTCCTGTGACACTCATCTCGTTTTCATAG